A window of Angustibacter sp. Root456 contains these coding sequences:
- a CDS encoding cupin domain-containing protein, with the protein MSLARQYPDDTYAGDGGEVTAWLRTPDTPPDVTYRSGVTCEYLATGDQTAGRFGLYRWTFGDDESGPDPHFHRSISEQFYVLSGEVRLYDGREWVTGRPGDFFYVPEGGVHGFRGADRASMLLMFAPGGPREDYFETLARGEPMTEAQRDAFMQRHDTYWL; encoded by the coding sequence ATGTCCTTGGCGCGCCAGTACCCGGACGACACCTACGCCGGCGACGGTGGTGAGGTCACCGCCTGGCTGCGCACACCTGACACGCCGCCAGACGTGACCTACCGCAGCGGTGTCACGTGCGAGTACCTCGCCACCGGCGACCAGACGGCGGGGCGGTTCGGCCTGTACCGCTGGACGTTCGGGGACGACGAGTCCGGACCCGACCCGCACTTCCACCGCTCGATCTCGGAGCAGTTCTACGTGCTGTCGGGCGAGGTGCGGTTGTACGACGGACGCGAGTGGGTCACGGGCCGACCGGGCGACTTCTTCTACGTGCCCGAGGGTGGTGTTCACGGGTTCCGCGGCGCCGACCGCGCATCGATGCTGCTGATGTTCGCTCCGGGCGGCCCGCGCGAGGACTACTTCGAGACGCTGGCACGCGGGGAGCCGATGACCGAAGCGCAGCGCGACGCGTTCATGCAGCGTCACGAC
- a CDS encoding DedA family protein → MTSVVDAVLGAPGWLVILVVAAVVFAEDALFVGFVIPGETAAILGGVAAQRGHVALWAVIVAVVLAAIVGDTVGYEVGKHLGPRILQLKILRKHGRRLDDARSFLARRGGAAVLLGRWVAFFRAVMPALAGASHMRYPTFLAWNATGGVVWGSAVVVAGYLAGASYAQVEKAMGRGGAAVVVVVVVIAFVVWRVRRHRAAREAG, encoded by the coding sequence ATCCTCGTCGTCGCCGCGGTGGTCTTCGCGGAAGACGCGCTGTTCGTCGGCTTCGTCATCCCCGGGGAGACGGCGGCCATCCTGGGCGGGGTTGCCGCACAGCGCGGCCACGTCGCGCTGTGGGCGGTGATCGTCGCCGTGGTGCTGGCCGCGATCGTCGGCGACACGGTGGGCTACGAAGTCGGTAAGCACCTGGGCCCGCGGATCCTGCAGCTCAAGATCCTGCGCAAGCACGGACGGCGGTTGGACGACGCCCGCAGCTTCCTGGCCCGCCGCGGCGGCGCGGCCGTGCTGCTGGGCCGCTGGGTGGCCTTCTTCCGCGCCGTGATGCCCGCCCTGGCCGGCGCCTCGCACATGCGCTACCCGACGTTCCTCGCCTGGAACGCCACCGGTGGCGTCGTGTGGGGCTCGGCGGTGGTCGTCGCCGGCTACCTCGCGGGCGCGTCGTACGCGCAGGTCGAGAAGGCGATGGGCCGCGGGGGTGCGGCCGTCGTCGTGGTCGTGGTGGTGATCGCGTTCGTGGTCTGGCGCGTGCGCCGGCATCGCGCGGCCCGCGAGGCGGGCTGA